A single region of the Chitinophaga niabensis genome encodes:
- a CDS encoding RagB/SusD family nutrient uptake outer membrane protein, which translates to MKRYKILIAGALMLTTVAACNKFVEVPLPITQLNTSAVFADDGKANSAARGIYASTQFALGTGPFSGGLTTNLGIASDEFVKLTYSADEQQFFEFKLTNTNGNVSSVLWGPLYNMIYQTNVLLENVEKSPGVTPRTKDQLLGEGHFLRALNYFYLVNCFDSVPLLLTSDYRVNALAPRSAPEKVWKQIEEDLLFAQEKTGEAYTKEGIRIRANKWSATALLARVYLYRKNWAEAEKQASAVINVGPYKLDSLNGISLLTSPEAIWQIAPAGANLYVYEASKLTGNATPTTNVPFRLSTWLLASFEAGDQRRIKWTKTGADGFPGVQKYKVFGNTQAGAKAEGSIMLRLAEQYLIRAEARAQQDKLAEAITDIDSIRYRAGLPLIKNTNPGISKADLLQAIYKERFTELFGELGHRWLDVKRTGQADAIYNAHKTGWNTTNLILPIPLGERQKNPNLSQNPGYE; encoded by the coding sequence ATGAAACGATATAAAATATTAATTGCAGGGGCATTGATGCTAACGACTGTTGCGGCCTGCAACAAATTTGTAGAGGTACCCTTACCCATCACCCAACTGAATACATCTGCTGTATTTGCAGATGATGGAAAGGCGAACTCCGCAGCACGTGGTATTTATGCCAGTACACAGTTCGCTTTGGGAACGGGGCCTTTTTCCGGAGGATTGACCACTAATCTTGGTATAGCATCTGATGAGTTCGTAAAGCTTACCTACTCTGCAGATGAACAGCAATTCTTCGAATTCAAATTAACCAATACAAACGGAAACGTTAGTAGTGTATTGTGGGGGCCATTGTACAATATGATCTACCAAACTAATGTTTTACTGGAAAATGTAGAAAAATCGCCCGGTGTTACACCCCGAACTAAAGATCAATTATTGGGTGAAGGTCACTTCCTCAGAGCATTGAACTATTTCTACCTGGTGAATTGTTTTGACTCTGTGCCCTTGTTGCTTACATCGGATTACCGCGTTAATGCATTGGCACCCCGGAGTGCGCCAGAAAAAGTATGGAAACAGATAGAAGAGGACCTTTTGTTTGCACAGGAAAAAACAGGCGAAGCTTATACAAAAGAAGGTATTCGCATCCGCGCCAATAAATGGTCAGCCACTGCATTGCTGGCAAGAGTCTATCTGTACAGGAAAAACTGGGCAGAAGCAGAAAAACAAGCCAGCGCAGTGATTAACGTAGGCCCTTATAAACTGGATTCCCTGAACGGGATCTCCTTACTCACTTCTCCTGAAGCGATCTGGCAGATAGCCCCTGCCGGTGCAAACCTCTATGTTTATGAGGCCAGCAAGTTAACCGGCAATGCTACTCCCACCACCAATGTGCCATTTCGTTTAAGTACCTGGCTGCTGGCTTCTTTTGAAGCTGGCGACCAACGCAGGATCAAATGGACAAAAACCGGCGCAGACGGATTTCCCGGAGTGCAGAAATACAAAGTATTCGGCAACACACAGGCAGGTGCAAAAGCAGAAGGTTCCATTATGCTGCGATTGGCAGAACAATATCTCATCCGCGCAGAAGCCAGAGCACAGCAGGATAAACTTGCAGAGGCCATTACAGACATTGATTCCATTCGTTACCGCGCCGGTTTGCCATTGATCAAAAATACCAACCCTGGTATCAGCAAAGCAGACCTGCTGCAAGCCATTTACAAAGAGCGGTTTACAGAATTATTTGGAGAACTCGGCCATCGCTGGTTGGATGTTAAACGTACCGGCCAGGCAGACGCTATTTATAACGCACACAAAACAGGCTGGAACACTACTAACCTCATCCTCCCTATCCCACTGGGCGAAAGGCAAAAAAATCCCAATCTCAGCCAAAATCCCGGTTACGAATAA
- a CDS encoding TlpA disulfide reductase family protein: MKQFIIIISLLTPFMSFGQQKEYHLKGHISNWKGQDSIALIYVKDNQIAIDTIIVTDGRFEIKKDFKEPISIGLRSMRPMKKNEIADNKRFYLEPGLILLEGTDSVKTSILKAHRVNVDNQELENATSPILKRLGALRTTAMATPKEKREEPAFKELEKEYAALQDSVKQVNIRFVKEHPKSFISLVAINQLAGATMNYSVTAPLFEKLDPSLKQFPTGKELAGRLEVAKKTKIGTVMPSFTSLDTARNELHLNDVVSKGKVTLVDFWASWCAPCRAENPNVVKAFNSFHSKGFEIISVSLDDNAQRWKDAIVKDGMPWYHVSGLKKWEEPVAVFFGINAVPDNFLLDAKGRVVARGLKGEALYKKIEEMTR, encoded by the coding sequence ATGAAACAATTCATCATCATCATATCTCTCCTGACGCCATTCATGAGTTTCGGGCAACAAAAGGAATACCACCTGAAAGGGCATATCAGCAACTGGAAAGGACAGGATTCCATAGCCCTCATCTATGTAAAAGATAACCAGATAGCGATCGACACGATCATTGTAACAGACGGCCGCTTTGAGATCAAAAAGGATTTCAAAGAACCGATATCGATCGGCCTCCGTTCCATGCGCCCAATGAAAAAGAATGAGATCGCTGATAACAAACGTTTCTATTTGGAACCAGGTTTAATTTTACTGGAAGGAACAGATTCTGTTAAAACCAGCATCCTTAAAGCCCACCGGGTGAATGTAGATAACCAGGAACTGGAAAATGCTACCTCGCCGATCCTGAAAAGACTGGGAGCATTGAGGACAACCGCTATGGCTACGCCAAAGGAAAAACGGGAAGAACCAGCGTTCAAAGAACTGGAAAAAGAGTACGCCGCCTTGCAGGATTCTGTTAAACAGGTAAACATCCGTTTCGTAAAGGAACATCCGAAGTCATTCATTTCCCTGGTAGCGATTAATCAACTCGCCGGGGCCACAATGAATTATTCAGTAACCGCACCCCTCTTTGAAAAGCTCGACCCATCCCTGAAACAATTTCCTACAGGTAAAGAACTGGCGGGAAGACTGGAAGTAGCGAAGAAAACGAAAATAGGTACTGTGATGCCTTCCTTTACTTCACTGGATACTGCGCGCAATGAACTCCATCTGAATGATGTAGTGAGCAAAGGAAAAGTAACCCTGGTAGATTTCTGGGCCAGCTGGTGTGCTCCCTGCCGTGCAGAAAATCCAAACGTGGTGAAAGCCTTCAATTCTTTCCATTCTAAAGGTTTTGAGATCATCAGCGTATCCCTGGATGATAATGCACAACGCTGGAAAGATGCGATCGTGAAAGACGGCATGCCCTGGTACCACGTATCCGGCTTAAAGAAATGGGAGGAACCTGTAGCTGTATTTTTTGGCATCAATGCAGTGCCGGATAATTTCCTGCTGGACGCCAAAGGAAGGGTAGTGGCACGTGGCCTCAAAGGAGAAGCCCTGTATAAGAAGATAGAAGAGATGACCCGCTAA
- a CDS encoding PhnA domain-containing protein, translating to MSNKCQLCQSETTLKTYEVPPETSNNPDNSILICSKCLAQIDKKEELDSNHWRVLSETMWSEVPGVQVVSWRMLNRLKQESWAMENLDMMYLADEILAWAKATGDHENDGTVDLHKDANGNQLLTGDTVILTKSLDVKGSTLNAKMGTVVKNIKLVEENTEQIEGKIEGQVIVILTKYVRKQG from the coding sequence ATGAGTAACAAATGTCAGCTTTGTCAAAGCGAAACCACGCTTAAAACGTATGAGGTACCACCCGAAACGAGCAATAATCCAGACAACAGCATCCTGATCTGTTCGAAATGCCTGGCGCAAATAGACAAGAAGGAAGAATTAGACAGTAATCACTGGCGTGTTCTATCAGAAACCATGTGGAGTGAGGTGCCGGGTGTACAGGTGGTATCCTGGCGGATGCTGAACCGTTTAAAACAGGAAAGCTGGGCTATGGAGAACCTGGATATGATGTACCTCGCAGATGAAATACTGGCTTGGGCTAAAGCTACCGGGGACCATGAAAATGATGGCACAGTAGACCTTCATAAAGATGCGAATGGCAATCAACTGCTAACAGGCGATACCGTCATTTTAACTAAATCACTGGATGTGAAGGGTTCTACCCTTAATGCTAAGATGGGCACTGTGGTGAAGAACATTAAATTAGTAGAAGAGAATACAGAACAGATCGAAGGTAAGATAGAAGGGCAGGTGATTGTGATCCTTACGAAATATGTGAGAAAACAAGGTTAA
- a CDS encoding ABC transporter permease: protein MFANYFKTAWRNLLKNKFYSLVNITGLTAGLAIGIMILLWVQDELSFDKFHQQADQIYRLQNRVGTGSSVQIWTVTNAPIALSGKTQLPEVKAFARITNNYFHANYRAGEKVFIEENTFLVDPSFFSIFDFKLIAGNSKRPFTDDHTVVLTQKTAKRYFGDADPIGKVILGDNKESYTVSGVIKDFPLNSSIQGDMFFPIELINKFKYATRKGSINEEWDEYNFFTYLLLEPGTNTNTLSDKLRSIHLANRPKDTDIKYLLQKIENMHLYQADGTNGGISTVRTFTIIALLILIIACINYVNLSTSRSMLRFKEVSMRKIFGAMRIQLFFQFIIETAILFLFSLLLSLILIYVSLPLFNKISGKEMVINFADYHIWMVILLAGLGTLAASSIYPAMLLSSFDPIRALKGKVSSGIRGVTFRKVLVVSQFTISVALITGTIIIGQQLKYIQTKDLGYDKTHVFSFWLRDANEHAEAIRNQLMNAPGVSGVTQANGYIAMLGAQSGSNSWDGKGADQTLMMYPLSVDKEFIPFFKLQLLEGRNFSGTPADSNHYILNETAVKQTGIKDPLGKRFKLWEVEGTIIGVVKDFHFASLKKEIQPAVFYSKPQLNNSIFVRTTGKDAAKAVAAARAIWDKHNPGIDFQYSFMDQVFNDIYKAEEGRSMLFNSFAAIAILISCLGLLGLTAYTAQVRTREIGVRKVLGASVSSIISLLTKDFIRLVLIAILIAVPVSWYAMSKWLDDFAYRTTISWMVFLVSGLIAVSIAILTISFLSIKAALANPAKSLTAD from the coding sequence ATGTTCGCAAATTATTTCAAAACAGCCTGGCGCAATCTGCTGAAGAATAAATTCTATTCGCTGGTTAATATTACAGGATTAACGGCCGGCTTAGCTATTGGCATTATGATCCTGCTATGGGTGCAGGACGAATTGAGCTTTGATAAATTCCATCAGCAGGCTGATCAGATCTACCGTTTGCAGAACCGTGTGGGTACCGGCAGCAGTGTACAGATCTGGACGGTGACCAATGCACCCATTGCCCTATCTGGTAAAACACAGTTGCCGGAAGTGAAAGCATTCGCACGCATCACAAATAACTATTTCCATGCCAATTACAGAGCCGGAGAAAAGGTATTCATTGAAGAAAATACTTTCCTTGTTGATCCCTCCTTCTTTTCAATATTCGATTTTAAGCTGATTGCCGGAAACAGTAAGCGTCCTTTTACCGATGATCATACCGTGGTGCTTACACAAAAAACAGCCAAACGTTATTTTGGCGATGCAGATCCCATCGGCAAAGTGATCCTGGGAGATAATAAAGAAAGCTATACTGTGAGTGGTGTCATCAAAGATTTTCCGCTGAATTCGAGCATCCAGGGAGATATGTTCTTTCCCATAGAACTGATCAACAAATTCAAATACGCAACCAGGAAAGGAAGCATCAACGAGGAATGGGATGAATATAATTTCTTTACTTATCTGCTCTTGGAACCCGGCACAAATACCAATACACTTTCAGATAAACTCCGCTCCATACATCTTGCCAACCGGCCTAAAGACACGGACATTAAATACCTGTTGCAGAAAATAGAGAATATGCATTTGTACCAGGCAGATGGTACTAATGGCGGCATAAGCACGGTGCGTACTTTCACTATTATTGCATTGCTGATCCTGATCATTGCCTGCATTAATTATGTGAACCTGTCCACCTCCCGATCCATGCTTCGTTTCAAGGAAGTGAGCATGCGAAAGATCTTTGGCGCTATGCGCATTCAGTTATTTTTCCAGTTCATTATAGAAACAGCCATCCTCTTCCTCTTTTCCCTATTACTGAGCCTGATATTGATCTATGTATCGCTGCCATTGTTCAACAAAATATCAGGAAAGGAAATGGTTATCAATTTTGCGGACTATCATATCTGGATGGTGATATTATTAGCAGGGCTGGGAACATTGGCAGCCTCCAGTATTTATCCTGCTATGCTGCTATCTTCTTTTGATCCTATCAGGGCGTTGAAAGGGAAAGTATCTTCCGGCATCAGGGGAGTTACCTTCCGCAAGGTACTGGTGGTAAGCCAATTCACTATTTCAGTAGCATTGATCACGGGCACTATTATTATCGGTCAGCAATTAAAATATATCCAGACGAAAGACCTGGGTTATGATAAAACACATGTGTTCTCCTTCTGGCTCCGCGATGCCAATGAACATGCAGAGGCCATCAGGAACCAATTAATGAATGCACCGGGTGTATCAGGTGTAACACAGGCAAACGGATATATTGCCATGCTGGGCGCACAAAGTGGCAGCAATTCATGGGATGGGAAAGGGGCAGACCAGACTTTAATGATGTATCCTTTAAGCGTCGACAAAGAATTTATTCCTTTCTTTAAGCTGCAATTACTGGAAGGCCGTAATTTCTCCGGCACCCCTGCTGATTCCAATCACTACATCCTGAACGAAACTGCCGTGAAACAAACAGGGATCAAAGATCCTTTGGGGAAACGATTTAAATTGTGGGAAGTGGAAGGAACGATTATAGGTGTAGTGAAGGATTTCCATTTTGCCTCCTTAAAAAAAGAGATACAACCGGCTGTATTTTATTCCAAACCTCAGCTGAACAATTCAATATTTGTTAGAACAACCGGTAAAGATGCTGCAAAAGCGGTAGCTGCCGCCAGGGCAATATGGGATAAACATAATCCTGGCATAGATTTTCAGTATTCTTTTATGGACCAGGTATTCAATGATATTTATAAGGCAGAAGAGGGGAGAAGCATGCTCTTCAATTCATTTGCTGCCATTGCTATTCTAATATCCTGCCTGGGGTTACTGGGGCTTACTGCTTATACTGCACAGGTACGAACCCGTGAAATAGGTGTGCGGAAGGTGTTAGGGGCCAGTGTGAGCAGTATCATCAGCCTGCTTACGAAAGACTTCATCCGCCTGGTACTTATTGCTATCCTGATCGCTGTTCCTGTATCATGGTACGCCATGAGTAAATGGCTGGATGATTTTGCTTACCGGACTACTATAAGCTGGATGGTTTTCCTGGTTTCAGGGCTAATAGCTGTGTCCATTGCTATACTTACCATCAGTTTCCTTTCCATTAAGGCAGCTTTGGCTAATCCGGCTAAAAGTCTGACTGCTGATTAA
- the selD gene encoding selenide, water dikinase SelD: protein MNEEIRLTQYSHGAGCGCKISPAILDKILHSTVAMPADPRLLVGNDKRDDAAVLDLGNGSALISTTDFFMPIVDDAFDFGRIASANAISDVYAMGGKPVLAIAILGWPIEKLPPETAQRVLEGSRAICAEAGITLAGGHSIDCPEPVFGLAVNGIVNIPQLKQNSTATAGCRLYLTKALGVGILSTAQKRGLLLPEDAALAVKSMTTLNKAGAVFAALDSVKAMTDVTGFGLLGHLAEMCEGSGLSATIEFDKVPMIASLPYYLERNCFPGGTQRNWSSYGQKIGAVSDTQKYVLADPQTSGGLLVAVAPEGIEEFEGLLREQGLPVSPFGTLKAQDEGPLINVT from the coding sequence ATGAACGAAGAAATAAGGCTCACACAATATTCCCATGGAGCAGGCTGCGGCTGCAAGATCAGCCCTGCCATCCTTGATAAGATCCTTCATAGCACAGTAGCCATGCCTGCCGATCCACGTTTGCTGGTAGGCAATGATAAAAGGGACGATGCAGCAGTATTGGACCTCGGCAATGGCTCCGCACTTATTTCCACTACAGATTTCTTTATGCCCATTGTGGATGATGCTTTTGACTTTGGCAGGATCGCTTCTGCAAATGCAATCAGCGATGTGTATGCGATGGGCGGGAAACCAGTACTGGCCATAGCTATACTCGGCTGGCCTATCGAAAAGCTGCCTCCCGAAACTGCCCAAAGAGTGCTGGAAGGGTCCAGGGCCATTTGTGCAGAAGCCGGTATCACACTGGCGGGAGGCCATAGCATCGATTGCCCGGAACCCGTGTTTGGCTTGGCAGTAAACGGCATCGTAAACATTCCCCAACTAAAACAGAATTCAACTGCCACAGCAGGATGCAGGCTTTATCTAACCAAAGCCCTGGGAGTAGGCATACTTTCCACAGCACAAAAAAGAGGACTGTTGCTTCCGGAAGATGCAGCACTGGCTGTAAAAAGCATGACAACCCTTAATAAAGCGGGGGCAGTATTTGCAGCACTGGACAGTGTAAAAGCCATGACAGACGTTACCGGCTTCGGTCTACTGGGGCATCTGGCTGAAATGTGCGAAGGCAGTGGTTTATCTGCCACTATTGAATTTGATAAAGTACCAATGATCGCGTCCCTCCCTTATTACCTGGAAAGGAATTGTTTCCCCGGTGGTACACAACGGAATTGGAGCAGCTATGGCCAGAAAATAGGAGCAGTTTCTGATACACAGAAATATGTACTCGCCGACCCGCAGACAAGTGGTGGATTATTGGTGGCAGTTGCACCGGAAGGTATTGAAGAGTTTGAAGGTCTCCTGCGGGAACAGGGATTACCTGTCAGCCCGTTTGGTACACTCAAAGCACAAGATGAAGGCCCCCTGATCAATGTTACCTGA
- the mnmH gene encoding tRNA 2-selenouridine(34) synthase MnmH → MIRAVTIKDLIAWQGNIPLADVRTPAEFEHGHMPGAFNLPIFSNEERVEVGTTYKQQGKEAAILLGFDLTGNKWSGFVRQALEIAPGKKIALHCWRGGMRSGAMAWALDLYGFEVYLVKGGYKSYRRWALEQFEAKYPLVVLGGKTGSGKTKILHQMQALGEQMIDLEEIAQHQGSSYGTMNKLVQPTQEQFENNLADQLAKLDKQRKIWIEDESLTIGKRFIPKPLWNQMEAAILIDLKVPDAQRVQTLVQEYGVLDKDFLVECTERIHKRLGPEQTKNAVAAIREGRMSEFIELVLVYYDKTYRTGLSRRHASQVFPIELENNDFIKNAGKVLDFVHTEATII, encoded by the coding sequence ATGATACGTGCGGTTACCATAAAAGATCTTATTGCATGGCAGGGAAATATTCCGCTGGCAGATGTACGCACACCCGCAGAATTTGAACATGGGCATATGCCTGGTGCATTTAATCTTCCCATATTCAGTAATGAAGAACGGGTGGAAGTAGGTACCACATATAAACAACAGGGAAAGGAAGCTGCTATTCTGCTGGGATTTGACCTCACAGGTAATAAGTGGTCTGGCTTTGTAAGGCAAGCCCTTGAAATAGCTCCCGGAAAAAAAATAGCGCTCCATTGCTGGCGTGGTGGCATGCGCAGTGGTGCTATGGCTTGGGCACTGGACCTCTATGGTTTTGAAGTATACCTGGTAAAAGGCGGGTATAAAAGTTATCGCAGATGGGCGCTGGAACAATTTGAAGCAAAGTATCCGCTTGTAGTATTAGGCGGAAAGACCGGTTCCGGCAAAACAAAGATCCTCCATCAGATGCAGGCCCTTGGAGAACAAATGATAGACCTGGAAGAAATTGCACAGCACCAGGGTTCTTCTTATGGCACAATGAATAAACTGGTACAACCTACACAGGAACAATTTGAAAACAACCTGGCAGATCAATTGGCAAAACTGGATAAGCAACGAAAAATATGGATAGAAGACGAAAGCCTGACCATAGGAAAACGCTTTATCCCAAAACCTTTATGGAACCAGATGGAAGCTGCCATACTGATCGACCTAAAGGTCCCTGATGCACAAAGGGTACAAACGCTGGTACAGGAATACGGCGTATTGGACAAAGATTTCCTGGTAGAATGTACGGAACGTATCCATAAACGCCTGGGACCTGAACAAACAAAAAATGCAGTAGCCGCCATCCGGGAAGGGCGTATGAGTGAATTCATAGAACTCGTGCTGGTCTATTATGATAAGACTTATCGTACCGGCTTATCCAGAAGGCACGCCAGCCAGGTATTCCCGATAGAACTTGAAAATAATGATTTCATAAAAAATGCAGGAAAGGTCCTGGATTTTGTACATACAGAAGCAACAATCATATGA
- a CDS encoding GNAT family N-acetyltransferase → METQVIKCSLEAIQPLRDLFLHESNFQFVCNKCHDFGWADTYLFTSDGVEIGYGAVWGTNKREDRDTIFEFYLLPTYRKSAHLVFPYFHAACGATLIECQTNDPLLTSMLYAFSSNIQAEAVLFEEDHTSTLTIPGVTFRKREEKDEMGDDDSTYVLERNGEIVASGGFVWSYNMPYIDIYMQVKEPYRQQGLGSLIVQELKKEAYLLKRVPAARCNISNHRSKATLLKAGFKVCGYRVKGTIQ, encoded by the coding sequence ATGGAAACACAGGTGATCAAATGCAGCCTCGAAGCCATTCAGCCGCTTAGGGATTTATTCCTGCACGAAAGCAATTTTCAATTCGTCTGCAACAAGTGCCATGATTTTGGCTGGGCGGATACCTACCTCTTTACATCGGATGGAGTAGAGATAGGTTACGGTGCCGTTTGGGGAACAAACAAAAGGGAAGACAGGGATACGATCTTTGAATTTTATCTCCTTCCTACCTATAGAAAATCTGCACACCTGGTCTTTCCCTATTTTCATGCAGCATGTGGCGCTACGCTCATTGAATGTCAAACGAATGATCCCCTGTTAACTTCCATGTTATATGCTTTCAGCTCTAACATACAGGCAGAAGCTGTCTTGTTTGAAGAAGATCATACCAGTACGCTTACTATACCCGGCGTCACATTCCGCAAAAGGGAGGAAAAGGATGAAATGGGAGATGACGACAGCACTTATGTACTGGAAAGGAATGGTGAAATAGTAGCCAGCGGAGGCTTTGTATGGAGTTACAATATGCCGTACATAGATATCTATATGCAGGTAAAAGAGCCTTACCGGCAGCAGGGCTTGGGCAGCCTGATCGTACAGGAATTAAAGAAAGAAGCTTACCTTTTGAAAAGGGTACCTGCTGCCCGGTGTAATATCAGCAATCATCGTTCAAAGGCCACTTTACTGAAAGCAGGATTTAAGGTTTGCGGGTATAGGGTGAAAGGAACTATTCAATAA
- a CDS encoding LysR family transcriptional regulator, whose amino-acid sequence MQISLEWFRTFKTIYETGSLTVSARALYISQPGVSLHLNSLESYVGYKLFDRAARKMVPTERAKVLYNYILEAVNKLELAEEHFHKSSETNKSTISVGMCLETFQFTLEQYISTLPFNVIIKFGEYTEMQEDLDKGLLDLIITPQKGNQQNLEYKAFSKERIILVGGAKQDSKEFEKLIKAKKFAEAAQWLKQQIWYSSAGDVENLRKFWHMNFNTHPDFKPNYIVPNKCSIVRCLSEGKGFAIIPDFLCRNELKAGKVKEVWQGTNVMENTLYFGKRKKTMYTEEIKLIESLFEKEA is encoded by the coding sequence ATGCAGATTAGTCTTGAGTGGTTCAGAACCTTTAAAACGATCTATGAAACCGGCTCCCTTACAGTTTCCGCGAGAGCCTTATATATCTCTCAACCCGGTGTGAGCCTGCATTTGAACTCCCTGGAATCTTATGTGGGATATAAGCTGTTCGACAGGGCGGCCCGTAAAATGGTACCTACAGAGCGGGCGAAGGTGTTATATAATTATATCCTGGAGGCAGTGAACAAACTGGAACTGGCAGAAGAGCATTTCCATAAGAGTTCGGAAACCAATAAATCTACGATCAGTGTGGGGATGTGCCTGGAAACATTTCAGTTCACACTGGAGCAATACATTTCCACACTTCCATTTAACGTGATCATCAAATTCGGAGAATATACGGAGATGCAGGAAGACCTGGATAAAGGTTTGCTGGACCTCATTATTACACCGCAAAAAGGTAACCAGCAGAACCTGGAATACAAAGCTTTCTCCAAGGAACGCATCATCCTGGTAGGCGGTGCAAAGCAGGATAGTAAAGAGTTTGAGAAGCTGATCAAAGCAAAGAAATTCGCGGAAGCAGCACAGTGGTTAAAACAGCAGATCTGGTATAGTTCTGCGGGGGATGTAGAGAACCTCCGGAAGTTCTGGCATATGAACTTCAACACACACCCTGATTTCAAGCCTAATTATATTGTGCCTAACAAATGTTCGATTGTGCGCTGCCTGAGTGAAGGAAAAGGGTTTGCCATCATCCCGGATTTCTTATGCCGTAATGAATTGAAGGCAGGAAAAGTGAAAGAGGTATGGCAGGGTACTAACGTAATGGAGAACACGTTGTACTTCGGCAAGCGGAAGAAAACAATGTATACGGAAGAAATTAAACTGATTGAAAGCCTGTTTGAAAAAGAAGCTTAG
- a CDS encoding MFS transporter, whose amino-acid sequence MQQGNMAAVLPAPAPAKKGLPPALWALTISAFAIGTTEFVAVGILPTIAQSLQVSVSSAGFLVSIYALGVAIGGPILTAFTSNLPKKPLLVSLMALFVLGHILSAIAPTFTFLLIARFISGFAHAVFFGVGATIAATLVAPDKKATAIAIMFAGLTIAIIVGVPLGTFIGQHFGWRATFIGVALLGIIGCLATMLLLPNNLKNGQPLKLKDQLKVLGNSHILLVLAITAFGYGGTFVAFTYLAPLLEKITGFSSSSVSLLLLVYGVAIALGNVVGGKLSNTNPAKALIRMFALQVIVLLIFSFTAWFKVAAVITLFFMGGLSFSTVPGLQLYIVQLAEKYLPGTEDVASSLNISAFNLGVALGAYVGGVVVDAAGLGLQATPWVGALIVLLGGVLTVVSYKKLA is encoded by the coding sequence ATGCAACAAGGAAATATGGCAGCGGTGCTTCCAGCTCCGGCGCCAGCAAAAAAAGGCCTGCCTCCTGCGCTGTGGGCCTTAACGATCAGTGCTTTTGCTATAGGAACAACAGAGTTTGTAGCTGTGGGTATATTGCCCACCATTGCGCAGAGCCTCCAGGTGAGTGTGTCTTCTGCCGGATTTTTAGTGAGCATCTACGCTTTGGGTGTAGCCATCGGAGGCCCCATCCTTACAGCCTTCACCAGCAATTTGCCCAAGAAACCTTTACTGGTTTCCCTGATGGCCTTATTTGTATTAGGGCATATCCTTTCAGCCATAGCCCCTACTTTCACCTTTTTACTCATTGCCCGTTTTATTTCAGGTTTTGCACATGCGGTATTCTTTGGCGTGGGAGCTACTATTGCAGCCACATTGGTGGCGCCGGATAAAAAGGCTACCGCTATCGCCATCATGTTTGCCGGGTTAACGATTGCCATTATTGTAGGAGTTCCCCTGGGAACCTTTATAGGACAACACTTCGGCTGGCGTGCCACTTTCATTGGTGTAGCCCTTTTGGGAATTATTGGATGCCTGGCCACCATGTTACTATTACCGAATAATCTCAAAAACGGGCAACCATTAAAACTGAAAGATCAGCTGAAAGTATTGGGGAATAGCCATATCCTTTTAGTATTAGCGATCACGGCATTTGGCTATGGCGGTACTTTTGTAGCCTTCACTTACCTGGCCCCGCTGTTGGAAAAGATCACCGGATTTTCGTCATCTTCTGTCAGCCTGTTATTATTGGTGTATGGTGTAGCCATTGCCTTAGGGAACGTGGTAGGAGGAAAGCTCTCTAATACCAATCCCGCAAAAGCATTGATAAGGATGTTCGCTTTACAGGTGATCGTATTATTGATCTTTTCCTTCACCGCCTGGTTCAAAGTAGCCGCTGTGATCACTTTATTCTTTATGGGAGGTTTATCATTCTCCACCGTGCCAGGTTTGCAATTATACATTGTGCAACTAGCAGAAAAGTATTTACCCGGCACAGAGGATGTGGCGTCTTCCTTAAACATATCCGCTTTTAACCTGGGTGTTGCTTTAGGCGCATATGTGGGAGGAGTTGTAGTGGATGCCGCAGGACTTGGTTTGCAGGCTACGCCATGGGTAGGCGCATTGATCGTTTTATTGGGAGGAGTGCTCACAGTGGTGAGTTATAAAAAATTAGCCTAA